The proteins below come from a single Vitis vinifera cultivar Pinot Noir 40024 chromosome 9, ASM3070453v1 genomic window:
- the LOC100260068 gene encoding late embryogenesis abundant protein 2 → MASQQQSSNLSKSGQISQDGPCEQNASYTQQASSFLQQTGEQVKNMAQGAAEAVKSTLGMNNENADNSATANIPSNTSNPINPSNPSNLSNPSNLSNPTTRI, encoded by the exons ATGGCAAGCCAACAACAGTCAAGCAACCTG TCCAAGAGCGGCCAAATAAGCCAAGATGGCCCATGTGAGCAGAACGCTTCTTATACTCAGCAAGCCTCCAGCTTCCTTCAACAG ACTGGGGAGCAAGTGAAGAACATGGCGCAGGGAGCAGCAGAAGCAGTGAAGAGCACTCTGGGGATGAACAATGAAAACGCAGACAACAGTGCCACCGCTAACATCCCAAGCAACACCAGCAACCCCATCAACCCCAGCAACCCCAGCAACCTCAGCAACCCCAGCAACCTCAGCAACCCAACCACCAGGATTTGA